The window TTTCAAAACGTATGGCAAACAAAAACCATTCATTTCAAAATTGAACAAACTATAGCTCTCTATGCACAATGAATACACTGTACATTATCAAAAATTTACATTTACTGCAAAAAACTGTGAAAATGTTCCGTTTCATTCTGTTCACAAACTTtgtatctgcacagttcttcctgtAAATGCGTGTTTGTAAAATGTTCAGTAGGAATTGTTAAAAAtagtcattgtgcatagagttgcacggtttgttaaactttgaaatctaTGGTTTTTGTTTGGTATATATTTTAGTGAACAATCTGAGTCTCAGCATAATTCCGTCACCATGGCCCATACATaaaacaaatgtactgtatacaataccagtcaaacgtttgtccacctactcattcaagggtttttctttatttttacttttttctacattgtagaataatagtgaagacatcaaaactatgaaataacacatatggaatcatgtagtaaccaataaagtgttaaatcaaaatatattttatatttgagattcttcaaagtagccaccctttgccttgatgacagctttgcacactcttggcattctctcaaccagcttgatgaggtagtcacctggaatgcatttcaattaacagggtgccttgttaaaagtttgtGGAATTGCTTTCCTTTTCAAATCCAATGAAAttggatttgtcacatgcgccgaatacaacaggtctagaTATTACAGTGAATGCTTACTtgaaaaaataagtgttcatttattttattttttaaataacaaataattagagagcagcagaaaaataacactagcgaggctaaatacagggtgtaccggtacagagtaaatgtgcgggtgtaacggatttcctcctcttcgtctgaggaggagtaaggatcggaccaaaacacagcgtggtaattgtccatattgatttattcaaaaaacacaactgaacactggaacaaaataataaatgtgaatcaacgaaaccgaaacagttctgtaaggtgacaacACACActagacagaaaataaacacccacaaaacccaggtggaaaaaaggctacctaagtatgattgacagctgacagctgcctctgattgagaaccatactaggccgaactcaaaaaccaacatagaaaaacaaacatagactgcccaccccaactcacgccctgaccatactaaaacaaagacaaaaacaaaggaactaaggtcagaacgtgacagcgggggcacaggttaggtaggggtaaagtgacattgcatagataataaacagagtagcagccgTGTAAAAGAGGTTGGGGGGACAATTCAAATAGTCTggctagccatttgattagctgttcaggagtcttatggcttggaggtagaagttgttaagaagccttttggacctagacttggcactccggtaccgtgctgtagcagagaacagtctatgactagggtggctggagtctttgaccatttttgggccttcctctgacaccacctggtatagaggtcctggatggcaggaagcttggccccagtgatgtactgggccgtacacactctgtagtgccttgcggtcagaggccgagcagttgccataccagtcagtGATTCAACCATGCTCTCGACggtgcagctgtggaaccttttgaggatctgaggacccataccaaatattttcagtctcctgagagggattAGGCTGTGTCGTcccctcttcacgactatcttggtgtgtttggaccatgatagtttgttggtgatggaaCTTTAAGCtcacaacctgctccactacagccccgtcgatgagaatgggggcgtgctcggtcctccttttcctgtagtccacaatcatctcctttgtcttgatcacgtttagGGAGAGGttattatcctggcaccacacggccaggtctctgacctcctccctataggctgtctcataatTGTCACTGTTCAGCATGtctagttcccaccgtgaagcatggaagaggagatgggatggtgtgggggtgctttgctggttacactgtcagtgatttatttagaattcaaggcacacttaaccagcatggctaccacagcattctgcagcgatacaccatcccatctggtttgcgcttagtgggactatcatttgtttttcaacaacacaatgacccaacacacctgcaggctatgtaagggctatttgagcaagaaggagaatgatggagtgctgcatcagatgacctggcctcaacccaattgagatggttcgggatgagttggaccgcagagtgaatgaaaagcagccaacaagtgctcagcatatgtgggaactccttcaagactgttggaaaagcattccttatgaagctgattgagagaatgccaaagggtggctacattgaagaatctaaatctaaaatatatttagacttgtttaagacttttttggttactacacgattccatgtgttatttcacagttttgatgtcttcactattattctacaatgtagaaaataatacaatataaagaaaaaccctcgagtaggtgtgtccaaactttcgactggtactgtatgtttgaaaGCCTAATTAAACGTGTGCATGCAATGTCAGTTCTAAAACACATTGCATGTTCTAAAACACAATTGTCTCCAAATCAATAGGAGAAAAGACTGCAACAATGAAACCACCAATAAAAAAGTGGAATCGCCCAGCATGAGGTCTAAAACAGTAGCCAACCGAGTAGCTcagtaaaataaagtggtggGTATTTAGAGGTGGGTGTCCATAACAGACACTAAGGAGGCCCTCAGGACAAACACAAAGCGGCCATTGAATTGAATGTGGAGCTGAGCCGAGTGTCGCGTCTCAAATGGAAACATATTCCCTGTAGAGTGCACTACTGGCCTgcgcaaaagtagtgcactatataggaaatagggtgtctgTCCCGAGGTAGACCTGATAAGAGTGGGAGAGATAAGAATCCCGCAGGCACCAGGGGTTCCTCTGAAGTTTCTTCACAGCCACGGTGGATCCCctcactacagtgccttgcgaaagtattcggcccccttgaacattgcaaccttttgccacatttcaggcttcaaacataaagatataaaactgtatttttttgtgaagaatcaacaacaagtgggacacaatcatgaagtggaacgacatttattggatatttcaaacttttttaacaaatcaaaaactgaaaaattgggcgtgcaaaattattcagttttatatctttatgtttgaagcctgaaatgtggcaaaaggtcgtaaagttcaagggggccgaatactttcgcaaggcactgtacattcagACATTTTGTATGAGGAAACTGTAATCCAATCTCTCTGGCAAGAACCGAAATGTCCATAAATCTGCATTAGTGGTTTGTGTAGGGTTTGTACACCGAGCCAAAATGGCGTCAACTGTGGTAAAGTACACTATGTCCGGCTCAAACTGGTTATATATTGATTGTGATACACAGAGTGGTCCTGGCACAGTGGCAACTCACCTCTGGGGGTACGGGGTCCAGACCGGTGCAGTTTTCGTTACATTTGTCGTAGACGAGGCGCAGCTTGCGGAAGAGTACAGAGAGCATACGCAGGTGCTCCTGCAGTTTGCCCAGCCTGTCCTGGTGGGTGCTGGGGTGGTACGTCACTCCATTTGGCAGCTGGGGGAGATGACATAGAAGAGTATGTAACACACTTCTTTCCTAGTAATGTAATAACATTGTACTAATAGCTATGGGTCATTTCAGGGCCTCCTGTTTACTCGACTAGTACCTCCTTGACCAGTTACTCCTTGACTACTAATAGCCAGCTTCTAATTTCTCAAATGTTTACGGTGGTAACTGAAGTGTAGATGGTTTGTAAAATAACGACTGAATTATGGCAATgtagacaacaaaaaaaaacggttttacatgtatttatttaaatgtgtGGTTACATGGCATTAGAAAAGCTCCGGACTGTTTCACCTGAGCTTTACGCTAACTAGCTTTAGGCATTTTTAACTGATAGTAAACATCCTGTACAGCCTGAAACTATTCCCTGTATGAGGGTAGGTAGGGTGTATACATATACCTGTATACATGCCTACCACTCTGTAAACAGAGTGATCTTTCTTTCCCCACACAGAGTCTGTGATCTGTGAAACAAGTCACAACAGTGCTGTTTGTACATTCTGCAGCGAGGCAGCACGGCTTGCTTTGCGGTCTTCTTCTTTTGTCTTACGCTGTTGTTGTTTTAATGAGCTGCAGAAGGATCTtctctgagacacagacagactgagaaaGACAACATCTTgtggtgtcccaaatggcaccctattccctatatagtgcactacttttaagaGTCCTATTatgagtcctggtcaaaagtagtgaactacatagggaatagggtgccatttgggacacacacacaacttctcCTGAACCCATCTTAAGGGCACAGTCTGATCTTTCCAACGTGTCAACAGAAGGTCTAGAAGAGGTATAAACAGATGGTGACTATCTAATGATCAAGTAAAGGCCTTTTCACAACCAATTATATCATCCTCCATGTTTAAAAACAAGCGTGAGACAGGATTGCACCATGGGACATGCCTTCCTTGGGCAAGAATAAAAGCAGTCTTAGTTTGCCCAGATTTCTGCTCTTAGGCCCATATCCATCCATTCACACCAGAGGGACAATGCATGTCATATTGTGTTACTGTTATTAGATACAACTGTGAGGAAATGGATGACAATGAATCAATGTTGTGCTGTCAGTTTATGTAATGCTGTCGGTCTGGGGTCAAATAAGGCTGaatcgtgtgtgcgtgtgcaaaaGGGAAGAGGAGCACATGCAAACAATGCTTTGCGTGTATTAAAGGTGGTTGACAGACGAGCACCATCCATAATAAAAGGCAAGACTTTGAACTTTGTTCAGCCTTCATACCCGTCCCAACACAAAAAAAGTCACAAGAAACACTTACCTGCATGTTCCTCAACAGCTGGAAGATCTCCATGGTGCGTAAGACGATATCCTGCACCGTCTCCTGGCCGATGCGACAGAGCGACGCTGTGTTGACATCACGGGCAGCCTGAGCCTGCTGCCCGGCAAACGCCACTATGGGAGGGGTGGTCATGGAGACAGCAGTGGACATATAGGTGCAGCGAGGGGTCAGCCTATTCTTCACTGGCACACCTTGGCATGCCTGGTTGTATGATATTGGAAGGATGGAAAAGGGAAGGGTTGGGGATAGAGGaagatggaggaagagaaagggagagaaagcaggggagacagggaaagagaaacagactggttaattTCTTGATGTTACATTCACAATAATATGTGTTGATGGTTTAATACTTTATTTTCCCATAGGGAAATGTGAATGCCTGTATTGGCCAGCAGCATGCCACCCTGCATCCCTCTGCTGGCTTTCCTCTGAGGCTAAGTAGgtttggtcctggatgggagaccaggcgctgctggaagtggtgttggaaaatcagtaggaggcactctttcctctggtctaaaaaaaatatgcCAATGCCCcaaggcagtgattggggacattgccctgtgtagggtgctgttgTCTTTCGAATGGAAAGTTAAACAGATGTCATGACTCTCTGTGGTCAATAAAGTGTCCATGGCaattatcgtaagagtagggatgttaagcccggtgtcctggctaaattcccaatctggtcctCATGctatcatggccacctaatcatccctggcttccaattggctcattcattccccctcctccccctgtaactattccccaggtcattgctgtaaatgagaatgcgttcttagtcaacttacctggtaaaataagggttaaataaattgTTGCCAGACAAATTTCCTCAtgaaacatgaatttatttttacAAAATTAAAGTggctatatatatttatttttatttaactaggcaagtcagttaagaacaaattctaattttccAATGACGAccaaccctaacctggacgacgctgggccaattgtgttccgccctatgggactcccgatcacagctggttgtgatacagcccagaatctaaccagggtctgtagtgatgcctctagcactgagatgcagtgccttagaccactgcgccactcgggagcctgtgtgtgcatacacacacacaatatgggcTCTGAGGAGGATCTCATCTTCTTTCTCAGATAGCAGCGAAACCTCTTCCAGGCTGAGAGCTTTGGCTTTGTGTCAGCGAAAGCCTCGCAGCCTTCAGGCTTTGAGGCAGTCTCTTCAACGCTAACAAGGTTATCGCTCTGGGGGAGGCCACAGTTGCTGTCTGCTCCTTGTCTTTGTTACTCCCCATGGTGCTGGAGGTAGTCTGCAATACAGGAACTACTCCATGCAGGGCGACCACCATTTCGCACATGGGGAAAATAGCAAAGGGCCAGTAGTTTCCACTACTAGAGTAGGGATCAGCCTCTTTTACCTCGTCCTTACCCCATGCAGACTTGGCTAGGGGTGGAAGAGGCCCATCACATTCCTAATTTATTACTAGTGACCATAAGTCCATGGCCTAATCGTCTACAAGCTAAGGCTCTAGTGAACTGTAAATCATGAGTATTAGATAATAATAACTATCAAGGTGCAACTGAAGTTGAATGAACTTAAATCTCTGTTTTTGATGTAAATGGCATGTCATAGAAGGTTCCCGACAACGTTTTAGTGATTTCACTTGCTTTTGAGAAACTTATCCCAAACAGTaaatcacttcctcatcctcattGTGTAGTATGGGGGCCCTGAAAAAAATGAACAGCGACTCCAAAAAGGCATggctctcagtatagtgatgcaggtctttagatgttgtacacatgcaATGTTTTCATTCCAAACTTTATCCCCAACGTTATATTCCCTTTGTGCGACTCAAGATGTTTCCCCTATCACTATACTGACAGCTTTGCCGTTTCTAAAAGGACTTATTTTTTTGTGGGGggcatactactactacactgatttcgactgctctctggacattcatgcccggatctcacagctagctagctgctatccgtgtgactatcggccttcgtcgattccggagcaaacatcaattgttccggagctagcaagctccgtcaatcactcctgagttccatcaatcgcacctgggctgcagtcgcctatccggacccgttttgctgccttcgcggagccccaccgggccttcacaactggactgccgacgttatctacccgaaggagttattcggctggctcctccgtcgcgacgttacctgaacgcccatctgcggcctgctaaccgttagctgtcttaccggctgctatctgaatagacaatcggacaatttttttattatttttattattattattatgttttcttcttgggcctctataactatatctattgtttttatttttgttgttgttgtgtgatttggattgatcccctctaccacacggaaccccactaatctactgacggagcgcaggaggtggctaacaacagacctccatcctatgctagcttgctaccgatgccctggctagctgtctaaatcaccaaccaacctctccactcaccggacccttttgatcactcgactaagcatgcctctccttaatgtcaatatgtcttgtccatttctgttctggttagtgtttattggcttatttcactgtagagcctctagtcctgctcactataccttatccaacctattagttccaccacccacacatgcaatgacatctcctggtttcaacgatgtttctagagacaatatctctctcttcatcactcaatacctaggtttacctccactgtattcacatcctaccatacatttgtctgtacattataccttgatgctattttatcgcccccagaaacctccttttactctatgttccagacgttctagacgaccaattctcatagcttttagccgtacccttattctactcctcctatgttcctctggcgatgtagaggtgaatccaggccctgcagtgcctagctccactcctattccccaggcgctctcttttgacgacttctgtaaccgtaatagccttggtttcatgcatgttaacattagaagcctcctccctaagtttgttctattcactgctttagcacactctgccaacccggatgttctagctgtgtctgaatcctggcttaggaagaccaccaaaaactcagacattttaattccaaactacaacattttcagacaagatagaactgccaaagggggcggtgttgcaatctactgcaaagatagcctgcagagttctgtcctactatccaggtctgtacccaaacaatttgaacttctacttttaaaaatccacctctctaaaaacaagtctctcaccgttgccgcctgctatagaccaccctctgcccccagctgtgctctggacaccatatgtgaactgattgccccccatctatcttcagagttcgtgctgctaggcgacctaaactggaacatgcttaacaccccagccatcctacaatctaaacttgatgccctcaatctcacacaaataatcaatgaacctaccaggtacctccccaaaaccttaaacacgggcaccctcatagatatcatcctaaccaacttcccctctaaatacacctctgctgtcttcaaccaagatctcagcgatcactgcctcattgcctgcatccgtaatgggtcagcggtcaaacgacctccactcatcactgtaaaacgctccctgaaacacttctgcgagcaggcctttctaatcgacctggccggggtatcctggaaggatattgatctcatcccgtcagtagaggatgcctggatattttttttaaatgccttcctaaccatcttaaataaacatgccccatttaagaaatttagaaccaggaacagatatagcccttggttctccccagacctgactgcccttaaccaacacaaaaacatcctatggcgttctgcattagcatcgaacagcccccgtgatatgcagctgttcagggaagctagaaatcattatacacaggcagttagaaaagccaaggctagctttttcaagcagaaatttgcttcctgcaacactaactcaaaaaagttctgggacactgtaaagtccatggagaataagaacacctcctcccagctgcccactgcactgaagataggaaacactgtcaccactgataaatccaccataattgagaatttcaataagcatttttctacggctggccatgctttccacctggctactcctaccccggacaacagcactgcacccccaacagcaactcgcccaagccttccccatttctccttctcccaaatccattcagctgatgttctgaaagagctgcaaaatctggacccctacaaatcagccgggctagacaatctggaccctttctttctaaaattatctgccgaaattgttgccacccctattactagcctgttcaacctctctttcgtgtcgtctgagattcccaaagattggaaagcagctgcggtcatccccctcttcaaagggggggacactcttgacacaaactgctacagacctatatctatcctaccgtgcctttctaaggtcttcgaaagccaagtcaacaaacagattaccgaccatttcgaatctcaccataccttctctgctatgcaatccggtttcagagctggtcatgggtgcacctcagccacgctcaaggtcctaaacgatatcttaaccgccatcgataagaaacattactgtgcagccgtattcattgatctggccaaggctttcgactctgtcaatcaccatatcctcatcggcagactcgacagccttggtttctcaaatgattgcctcgcctggttcaccaactacttctctgatagagttcagtgtgtcaaatcggaaggtctgctgtccggacctctggcagtctctatgggggtgccacagggttcaattcttggaccgactctcttctctgtatacatcaatgaggtcgctcttgctgctggtgagtccctgatccacctctacgcagacgacaccattctgtatacttccggcccttctttggacactgtgttaacaaccctccaggcaagcttcaatgccatacaactctccttccgtggcctccaatttctcttaaatacaagtaaaactaaatgcatgctcttcaaccgatcgctacctgcacctacccgcctgtccaacatcactactctggacggctctgacttagaatacgtggacaactacaaatacttaggtgtctggttagactgtaaactctccttccagacccatatcaaacatctccaatccaaagttaaatctagaattggcttcctatttcgcaacaaagcatccttcactcatgctgccaaacatacccttgtaaaactgaccatcctaccaatcctcgactttggcgatgtcatttacaaaatagcctccaataccctactcaacaaattggatgcagtctatcacagtgcaatccgttttatcaccaaagccccatatactacccaccattgcgacctgtacgctctcgttggctggccctcgcttcatactcgtcgccaaacccactggctccatgtcatctacaagaccctgctaggtaaagtccccccttatctcagctcgctggtcaccatagcatctcccaactgtagcacacgctccagcaggtatatctctctagtcacccccaaaaccaattctttctttggccgcctctccttccagttctctgctgccaatgactggaacgaactacaaaaatctctgaaactggaaacacttatctccctcactagctttaagcaccaactgtcagagcagctcacagattactgcacctgtacatagcccacctataatttagcccaaacaactacctctttcccaactgtatttaattttaatttatttatttattttgctcctttgcaccccattatttttttatttctactttgcacattcttccattgcaaaactaccattccagtattttacttgctatattgtatttactttgccatcatggccttttttgcctttacctcccttatctcacctcatttgctcacattgtatatagacttgtttatactgcattattgactgtatgtttgtttttactccatgtgtaactctgtgtcgttttatctgtcgaactgctttgctttatcttggccaggtcgcaattgtaaatgagaacttgttctcaacttgcctacctggttaaataaaggtaaaataaaaaaaaaattaaaaacacacaaggaagatgaggaagtgatttgctgtttggggttaaggtttgtGAAAACAACTGAAATCACAAGAAAAGGTATCTGGACCCAtctataacatgccatttacatcAAAAAGAGAGAATTGATTGTAAAGAAAATACAATAAAAGGTCACATTTATACCCTGTCAATAGCGTGACGTCATATTTTGTTTCATAATAAACCAAAATGAATTATGATGCAATGCTTGAGTACCAAAATGGCATAGGCCAAATTTAATTACGCAATAATGCATGGGTAGCAAACCTTCATA of the Oncorhynchus kisutch isolate 150728-3 linkage group LG17, Okis_V2, whole genome shotgun sequence genome contains:
- the med30 gene encoding mediator of RNA polymerase II transcription subunit 30, whose amino-acid sequence is MSTAVSMTTPPIVAFAGQQAQAARDVNTASLCRIGQETVQDIVLRTMEIFQLLRNMQLPNGVTYHPSTHQDRLGKLQEHLRMLSVLFRKLRLVYDKCNENCTGLDPVPPEQLIPYVEDDSSKHDERLASQARPATEERREILEVNKKLKQKNQQLKQIMDQLRNLIWEINSMLAVRS